Within Oribacterium sp. oral taxon 102, the genomic segment TCGTGCCGCGGGACTTCCTTCACCGTGAGGCACGCTCTCAGCAAGGAGGCGAGGATCTCTGTGCGATAACGGCTCTGGTAAAATCCGATCATCGGAGAAGTCACATCCTTCTCCAGCACGACGTATTTCGCCGGCAGCCTCGTCAGCGCCAGCGCCGTCACATCCGTCACACACCTCTCGCAGGTGCAGCAGCCATACTGTGCCATAAAGCCCGGGATATCCTGCTGCCGAAGGATCACATCCATCACGTTAACGATATGAAACGACTTATGGGACTCCTTCCGCCATGCTCCTGCCTCCGAAATTTCTTTCTTATCATATTCATCGGCAGCTTTTCCGTCTTTTATTAGCGATTCTGCCACTTTCCGGGAATCCGAGGAGGCCGTACCCTGCCGAACAGGCTCTATCCCCCGCTCCGGCTTTCCCTCCTCTTCCGGCTCCATTCCTCCCTGACGCAGGCTCTCCTCCAGCTTCCTCCGGATCTCTCCGGAAAGCCTGTCGTTCTCCGACGCCTCGTCGATGACGGTCACCCGGCTCTCCGGCTCCGTATCCTTTCTCTTTACAGCAGAAGAAACACCCCTTCTCTTCCGGGGCGCCGGAGCGTTTTCCGCTCCCGTCTCCTCCGGAGAAGAAGTAAGTGTCTCTGCCAGCTGTTCCGCTTTTCCCGTCTCTGTCTCCGTACCATTGGTCAGAAGATTCAGGACATGGGAGGTTTTGTTGCTTTTACTTATTTTCTTCGCCAAAACTCGTCACCTCCGAAAGATGGATCTCCTCCGCAATCTCCTCGATGAACGCCGCATAGTCCCGCACAGCGCCGGAACGGATGTTATAACTGTAAATGTCCTCCCCATGCGCCGGCGCCTCTGCGATCGCGACACCGTTTCGAATCTTCGTTCGGAAAACCCTCGTCCCGATCTGCTGTGCGAGCTGATTTGCCATCTCCACGACGTCACGTGCCAGCGTGGTGCGTCGGTCGAACTTATTGATCAGAATACCCAGCACCCGAAGCTGACTGTTCAGCTCCTGCCGGACGGAATCTATGGTCTCCCGAAGCTGGGAAAGCCCCACCAGACTCAGGATATCCGATGCCATCGGAATAATCAGGAAATCCGACACCGCATAGGCGTTGATCGTCAGCAGATTCAGTGCCGGCGGGGTATCAATGACGATATAGTCATAGTAATCCATTACCGGACGGAGCATCTCTCTGAGCGCCCGCTCCCGCTTTCCCGGCTCCAGCCGCTCGAGCCCGGAGGTCGAGAGTGAGATGTCGGAGGGAAGGATATCATACTTCGGCATCCGCCGGATCGCCTGCTGCACGCGCACCTTGCCTCTGAGCGCATCCAGCACGGTCGCGCCGCTGCCTCCCTCCAGCCCCATGCAGAAGCCCAGATTTCCCTGCGGATCAAGATCGACGCCGAGTACCTTCGCACCCTTGTTGGCAAGTCCTGCACAGAGCGCGCCGGAGGTAGTCGTCTTCCCTACCCCGCCCTTCTGATTTGAAACTGTGATAATGACGGACAATTCCCTACCTCCTGCTCTTTACGACGCCTGTTCCTTCCGGAAGCGGTCGATCAGAATATCCAGAACCTCGACCAGATGCCCGATTTCCGGCTTCGAGAGCTGCTCGTCCGCGCCGACGCTCTTGCCCTTCCGCCGCATCTCTTCATTGATAAGGGAGGAGAAGATCACCACCGGCAGCCTCTTCAGCCGAAGATCAGACTTCACCAGCTTCGTCAGCCGGTGCCCGTCCATCATCGGCATCTCCAGATCCGTGATCAGAAGGTTGACCTTCTCATAAAGCTGCGGGTCATCGCGCAGGGCGCTTAGATAATCCCACGCCTCCTGCCCGTTGTTGCACATCGTGATATGTGTAAAGCCGGCCTTCCCCAGTGCGGCGAGGATCATCTTCTGAAGCAGCACAGAGTCCTCGGCAATGACGATCTGCGCATCGTTCTGGCTCCGTACCCCCATCTCCTCGATCTCGGAGAGCTGAATCGAGCTCTCCGGCGAGATCTCCGCTACGATCTTCTCGAAGTCAAGAATGGTGACGAGCAGCTCGTCACACTGCGCGATGCCTGTCGCGACCCCCTCCTGTCCGTTTGCCAGCGTCTTATCCGGCTTCTGTATCGCGTTCCACGAAATGCGGCTGATCCCCTCGATGGAATCAACGCGGAACGCCACGATCATCTTGTTGAAGCTCGTAATGATGAAGAGATCCCGATCTCCCTGCTCCGGCGTCTCACCGGTCAGATAGTTCGCCAGATTGATGACGGTAATCAGCGTCTCGCGCGGCTTGAAAAAGCCCTCGACCGAAGGATGGGAATGCGGCATCGGCTTCACCTTCTCGGTCATCATGATCTCCTTGACCTTCGCAACATTGATGCCGTAGAACTCTCCCTGTACGCAGAACTTCATGATCTCGATTTCATTCGTTCCAGACTCCAGAAGGATTCCCTCTTTTTCGTTCCTTTTTTTCATTCTAAGTCCTCTTCCCTTCCTCATCATTATAGTTATAAATGAACGTCCTGTCTACCGTAGGTCCGGATCAGCACATCGCCTGTCGCGACATTAAGACTCATGGTACGAGCATAGTTCGCACCGGTATCCTCCGCTATGAGACGCAGCCCTTCCTCCCGAAGCAGCTTCCGCACCATCGCCGCGTTGCGCTCCCCGATATTACCGAAGCTCTGGTTGCCGCTGATCTCGAACATCTTCGCCCCTCCGGCAATCTTCACCTCCGACCTCGCCTTCACCGCGCCGAAGGCGGAAAGCTTACGGATCGTCTCCCTGAGTCCGGTGTCCGCATACTTGTACAGATTCATATCAGACTGGTTTACCCGCTCCGGCAGCATGATATGGAGCAGCGATCCCAGCTTGATATAGGGGTCATATATGCTGATTCCAATACAGGAGCCTAAGGCATAGGTAATAATGCAGCCCTCTCCGCGGGTAAGCTTCATATCTCCTATGCCGACTTTCAGTTGCTTCTCGAAATCCATATCAAACCCCTAGCCTCGTCATGATCTCATTGAGGGATTCCATATGCGGAAGCATCAGGAGCCAGGACGGAAGCTTCCTGCCCTCCATCAGGAATTCCGCGTCGAAGGACATCAGCCGATCCGTCTCATTGCCCAGCTCCGCCATCGGGACGGTCAGGATGCCGCCCAGCATATTGACGGCGCTGCTCGGAACCGAAAGTGAGACATCCATCCCCGTCAGCCCTGTAAAGGCGTTGACATAGGAACAGATAATGATGTTACCCGCCTCCGTCAGCGCAGAATGCGCCATCTCGTCCATCGCCTCGAAGCCCGTATAGCAGCGCCCCAACAGCCGTTCCAGCACACAGTTCGCATAATCCGCGTTATAGAGGAAGAGCATCAGCCCATTCAGGTCACCACTCATCTGTACCAGCGTGGCACCGACGATTTCCTCTTCATTGCCGATCCGCTTCACCGCCTGGTTGTAGTCTAAGATGTGCACCTGCGGGATCGTGATGCGAACCTCCTTCTGTACAAGCTTGGACAGAGCGGTCGCCGCGTGGCTCGTCCCGATGGAGCCGATCTCCTTCATCACATCCAGCTCCTGAAGATTCATCTCCTCGTATCTTCTGATTTTCATGTTTCCCCCTGATCCGCTCAGCTTCTCAGCTGGTTAATGGTGCCCTCTACCTCATCGGAGGTCTGCACCATCTTCAGAGCGTAGGAAAACGCCCTTTGGCTCTCGATAAGATGCGTCATTTCCTTCGCGAGATCCGTGCCGGAGCTCTCGAGTGCGCCGCGAGTAAGAGAAGGATGCCTGAGCAGGCGTTCCGTATTCACGGCGCTGTCCTCCTCCCGAAGCTGAAACTCATTGTTTCCCACATTATTTAATCGGCTCGGAAAACGCAGAGTATAAACGGCAAGGTAGGGTTTTTCCGCTTCCTCTGTCTCCTCCTGCTCCTCCTCCGTCTCCAGGCCGTCCCGTATGGCGGCATCTCTCATGATCCGCTCTATCCCCGCCGCGCTCTCTGCGCGGAACGGCTCGCCGTTCTGGTCGAGCACCTGCTTTCCGCTCTGACTCAGTAGATAGAAGCGCCCCTCCTCCAGCTCGCCGGCATGGAAATGCCCGTCTCTTGTATAGCTGATTTTCCCGCTCGCCGGATCCCGCAGCTTGAAGAAGGCATTCCTGTCTCCGATTGCATAGTCGGTCAGGCTGCCAGTCGAACGAAGGGCGGAGGGCGAGAAATTTGTATTGGTACGGACGACGCAGGCGCTCGCGCCTGCCTGCAGCTCTGTCCTCTCCTCCCTTCCGGCATTCAAATTGTAGTTGATAAGCTCGGAAAATACCGCGTCCTTGGGCTTGAAGCCGTCGTTATTCACATTGGCGAGGTTGTTACCGACCACGCCGAGCCGCTTCTCCGCGGCGCTTGCGCCGAGCATTCCGGTGTAGAAGGACATATTCATAGGCTTTCTCCTTTTTACAGTCTTCCGACCTCGGTGGAGGCGCGGCTCAGCACCGAATCGTACATTTTCAGCATCTGCGCCGCACTTTGCAGCGCCCTCTGGCTGGACATCATGCTCGTCATCTCCTGCACCATATCCACATTGGAGCGTTCCAGCATCTTCCACTGAAGCTGCGTTCCCGCGGGAGGCGCGACGGCTGCCTGCTCCGTCGAGAAGATCCCGTTATCCTCCTTGTGCAGTGCAGTATAGTCCGCGAAGTCTACGATCCGGAGCCTCCCGAGTACGATATCCTCGTTCTCTTCCTCCTCCGTATCGCTCTCCTCCCCCTCCGTACCATCCTGCGTCCTTTGCTTCACCCGGAGGAGACGTCCGTCCGATGCTGCGGAGAAGCTTTCGTCCGGCAGGCGGATCGGCTGTCCGTCCTCCCCGAGCACCCGTCCGATCCCGGCAAGCTCGAGATAGCCCTCCCGATCCAGTGAGAACGCGCCGTTCCTCGTATAACGCGTCCCTGCTGCCGTTTCGATTGCGAAGAAGCCCCTGCCGCTCAGCGCGAAGTCGAAGCTGCCGTCTGTCATGTCGAAGGAGCCCTGCTCATAGTCCGTATAGGTTCGCGCCGCAGAATTGATCTTGCTCGTGACCGCAAGCTCCGTGGGATTCTCCTTGTTGTGACGCCCCGTCCGCAGCAGCATTTCCTCCCGGAAGCTGCTGCTGACCAGGGTGTCCTTCTTGTAGCCCGCAGTTTGCAGATTCGTCATGTTGTTGCTGATATTGTTCAGGTTCCGGCGCTGTGTCAGCATCCCGGACGCGAGATCATAAAAGCCCTGATACATCTCTATCCCTCCCTTACATACTCTGTCATCGCCGCCCGCAGCTTCCGTATCGCCATGCTGTGAAGCTGGGAGACCCTCGGCTGCGACAGCTCCATTACCTCCGCGATCTGGCTCATGTTCAGCTCCTCCACATAGTAGAGCGAGACCACGATCTTTTCCTTCTCCGGAAGGCTTTCGATCGCCGCGGAAAGCGTCCGGACATTCTCCCCATTGAGATAATGCCGCTCCGGCTGCACATTCGGATCCTCCGCAGGGATCTGCACCAGCACGTCGTCGCTCTCGTCGAAGGTGCGGT encodes:
- a CDS encoding late competence development ComFB family protein, whose amino-acid sequence is MAKKISKSNKTSHVLNLLTNGTETETGKAEQLAETLTSSPEETGAENAPAPRKRRGVSSAVKRKDTEPESRVTVIDEASENDRLSGEIRRKLEESLRQGGMEPEEEGKPERGIEPVRQGTASSDSRKVAESLIKDGKAADEYDKKEISEAGAWRKESHKSFHIVNVMDVILRQQDIPGFMAQYGCCTCERCVTDVTALALTRLPAKYVVLEKDVTSPMIGFYQSRYRTEILASLLRACLTVKEVPRHDR
- a CDS encoding ParA family protein, with the protein product MSVIITVSNQKGGVGKTTTSGALCAGLANKGAKVLGVDLDPQGNLGFCMGLEGGSGATVLDALRGKVRVQQAIRRMPKYDILPSDISLSTSGLERLEPGKRERALREMLRPVMDYYDYIVIDTPPALNLLTINAYAVSDFLIIPMASDILSLVGLSQLRETIDSVRQELNSQLRVLGILINKFDRRTTLARDVVEMANQLAQQIGTRVFRTKIRNGVAIAEAPAHGEDIYSYNIRSGAVRDYAAFIEEIAEEIHLSEVTSFGEENK
- a CDS encoding chemotaxis protein; this translates as MKKRNEKEGILLESGTNEIEIMKFCVQGEFYGINVAKVKEIMMTEKVKPMPHSHPSVEGFFKPRETLITVINLANYLTGETPEQGDRDLFIITSFNKMIVAFRVDSIEGISRISWNAIQKPDKTLANGQEGVATGIAQCDELLVTILDFEKIVAEISPESSIQLSEIEEMGVRSQNDAQIVIAEDSVLLQKMILAALGKAGFTHITMCNNGQEAWDYLSALRDDPQLYEKVNLLITDLEMPMMDGHRLTKLVKSDLRLKRLPVVIFSSLINEEMRRKGKSVGADEQLSKPEIGHLVEVLDILIDRFRKEQAS
- a CDS encoding chemotaxis protein CheD — its product is MDFEKQLKVGIGDMKLTRGEGCIITYALGSCIGISIYDPYIKLGSLLHIMLPERVNQSDMNLYKYADTGLRETIRKLSAFGAVKARSEVKIAGGAKMFEISGNQSFGNIGERNAAMVRKLLREEGLRLIAEDTGANYARTMSLNVATGDVLIRTYGRQDVHL
- a CDS encoding chemotaxis protein CheC; amino-acid sequence: MKIRRYEEMNLQELDVMKEIGSIGTSHAATALSKLVQKEVRITIPQVHILDYNQAVKRIGNEEEIVGATLVQMSGDLNGLMLFLYNADYANCVLERLLGRCYTGFEAMDEMAHSALTEAGNIIICSYVNAFTGLTGMDVSLSVPSSAVNMLGGILTVPMAELGNETDRLMSFDAEFLMEGRKLPSWLLMLPHMESLNEIMTRLGV
- a CDS encoding flagellar hook-basal body complex protein, with translation MNMSFYTGMLGASAAEKRLGVVGNNLANVNNDGFKPKDAVFSELINYNLNAGREERTELQAGASACVVRTNTNFSPSALRSTGSLTDYAIGDRNAFFKLRDPASGKISYTRDGHFHAGELEEGRFYLLSQSGKQVLDQNGEPFRAESAAGIERIMRDAAIRDGLETEEEQEETEEAEKPYLAVYTLRFPSRLNNVGNNEFQLREEDSAVNTERLLRHPSLTRGALESSGTDLAKEMTHLIESQRAFSYALKMVQTSDEVEGTINQLRS
- a CDS encoding flagellar hook-basal body protein, yielding MYQGFYDLASGMLTQRRNLNNISNNMTNLQTAGYKKDTLVSSSFREEMLLRTGRHNKENPTELAVTSKINSAARTYTDYEQGSFDMTDGSFDFALSGRGFFAIETAAGTRYTRNGAFSLDREGYLELAGIGRVLGEDGQPIRLPDESFSAASDGRLLRVKQRTQDGTEGEESDTEEEENEDIVLGRLRIVDFADYTALHKEDNGIFSTEQAAVAPPAGTQLQWKMLERSNVDMVQEMTSMMSSQRALQSAAQMLKMYDSVLSRASTEVGRL